From the Solanum lycopersicum chromosome 10, SLM_r2.1 genome, one window contains:
- the LOC138339139 gene encoding uncharacterized protein produces the protein METRRESSTGATGSENVQIPRSTFDSFDPLFLQNSDIPGVNLAHCILTGMENYTLWSKSMRIALLGKNKIGFVDGTCRKDMYAAQMAHQWERANAVVLSWIMSSVSKDLVNGIVGISTLVQGSSTISVYFSRLSALWEEYESLVPPPSCSCDKSRKYIQNLEQQKLMQFFGGLNENYSQSRSQILMMPSIPSVNQAYSLIIHEESQRDHLNITAKVTSTHYEDGESSAIAETAIMRHDSNKKGKGIMASRYEIDESLGSTNMNEGYRNNINMRPRRNAHLHCDFCHLKGHIREKCYKLIGYPPNFKFTRNRERDQNGFRGGNYNGSGYS, from the exons ATGGAGACTAGACGTGAATCATCAACTGGTGCAACTGGATCAGAAAATGTTCAAATTCCGAGATCAACTTTTGATTCTTTTGATCCTTTATTTTTGCAGAATTCAGATATTCCAGGAGTAAATCTAGCTCATTGTATTCTTACTGGGATGGAGAATTATACTCTCTGGAGTAAATCGATGCGAATTGCTTTGTTGGGAAAGAACAAAATTGGTTTCGTAGATGGCACCTGCAGGAAGGACATGTATGCAGCACAGATGGCTCATCAATGGGAGAGGGCAAATGCAGTTGTACTCTCATGGATAATGAGTTCAGTTTCAAAGGATCTGGTTAATGGCATTGT AGGTATATCAACATTAGTTCAAGGTTCTTCTACAATTTCAGTGTACTTTTCGAGATTGAGTGCACTTTGGGAGGAATATGAGTCTTTAGTTCCTCCTCCTTCTTGTTCATGCGATAAATCTcgtaaatatattcaaaatctGGAACAGCAAAAGCTAATGCAATTTTTCGGAGGTTTAAATGAGAATTACAGTCAGTCAAGGAGCCAAATTTTAATGATGCCGTCTATTCCATCAGTAAACCAAGCCTATTCATTGATTATCCATGAAGAGAGTCAAAGAGATCATCTTAATATAACTGCAAAAGTTACCAGTACACATTATGAAGATGGTGAATCTTCTGCTATTGCAGAAACTGCTATAATGCGACATGATTCAAATAAGAAAGGGAAAGGAATCATGGCTTCTCGATATGAAATTGATGAATCATTAGGATCAACAAATATGAATGAAGGCTATAGAAACAACATTAACATGAGACCAAGGAGAAATGCTCATCTCCACTGTGATTTCTGTCATTTGAAGGGCCATATAAGAGAGAAGTGTTACAAATTGATTGGATATCctccaaatttcaaatttaccAGAAATAGAGAAAGAGATCAGAATGGTTTTAGAGGAGGAAATTATAATGGTTCAGGATATAGTTAA
- the LOC101245209 gene encoding non-specific lipid-transfer protein-like encodes MAKILLTLFALTLILGQTNGAISCENDIFHLVRPCGAFVLSGDAKPFDECCVGLQSVAKMAAASQSDRKDICECIKYFEAFGFVKYEKAKQLPDLCHFTNFMPIEPNPDCS; translated from the coding sequence atggcaAAAATTCTTCTAACTTTGTTTGCTCTTACTTTAATTTTAGGCCAAACAAATGGAGCTATTAGTtgtgaaaatgatatttttcacTTAGTAAGACCTTGTGGAGCTTTTGTACTAAGTGGAGATGCAAAACCTTTTGATGAATGTTGTGTTGGATTGCAAAGTGTGGCTAAAATGGCTGCTGCCTCACAATCAGACCGCAAAGATATTTGTGAATGCATCAAATATTTTGAGGCATTTGGCTTTGTGAAATATGAAAAAGCTAAACAACTTCCTGATCTATGTCACTTCACTAACTTTATGCCAATTGAACCTAATCCTGATTGCTCCTAG